TGCAACAATAATTAGGGGAAAAATATTCTTCATAGCCCGAGTTTGTTTTGGGCTTCAAAAGTACCTCTTAACATTTGGGTAACATATACCTAAATCAGGGTAATTTGATTTTAGACTGCACATATTCACAGATTTTATAGAAATCTGAGGGATGGAAAAATTCAACCTGCTCTTCTCGCCTTAACCAGGTCATTTGGCGTTTAGCAAAACGCCTGGTATTCTTTTTAATCTCATCAATAGCCTCTTCCTTGCTGCAGTTTCCATCAAAGTATTGGAACAGCTCTTTATAGCCTACTGTGTTAAGACTGTTCAGATGTTTTTGAGGATAAACCCTTTTGGCTTCTTCTTCCAATCCAGCCGCCATCATCAGATCTACCCTCTTATTGATTCGATCATACAGTGCTGCTCTATCCATTTCTAGCCCCACTTTTATACAGTTAAATGGTCTTTTTTTAGGTGTGCCACTCAAAAAGTCACTGTACCTTTTCCCAGTAAATCGGATCACCTCTAGTGCCCTTATTACTCTCTGTGGATTGTGAATATCAACCTTTGAGTAATAGCCGGGATCTTTTTCCCTTAACTCACCCTGAAGGGGGGATAATCCGTGCTCTTTAATTTCCAAGTTTAGTTTTGCTCGCACCTCTTCAGGGGCTTCTGGAATATCGTCTAACTCGTATTCTAAAGCTCTAAGATAAAATCCCGATCCACCACAAAATATGGCAAGAGGATTAAAAGTTGGATTTTTTAAAAGCGCTAAGCTTTCGTTGGCGAATTTCGATGCCGACCAGGTTTCTGTTAACTCTAAATTGCCAATAAAATGATGGGGCGCCAGTTCTAACTCGGTAGCACTTGGATGTGCTGTACCTATGGGTAATTCTCTATAAAACTGGCGAGAATCTGCTGAAATAACGTGGGTATTAAAAAATTGGGCCAATTTGGCAGCTACCGCTGATTTTCCGATAGCCGTTGGCCCCATAACAAACAAAATGTTTGGACAGGATACGTCCATTAATAATTATAATCTTCGTCGTAGGACTGATAACTATCGTCATCGTATTCATCGTCATCGTCCCAATTATCATTAAAATCTTCTATCCCACCTTCTCCCTCAAAAGACGGTTCCTCGGACACTTTTTTCTCCGATTCTTTAGGCGCTTTTCCTACTGTTAATAACACCTTAGGAGTTTTGGTGGCCTCTTCACTAACGTTGATTACCTCTATTAAAAAGCACCACATTTTCAGAAAGTCGTAGACATATAATGCCTTACTCCCTTTTTTCTTCACCAAATCGGCAATGGTAGCAGTACCCATCTCATACTTCTCCTGCCCTTTATCCATTGCCATTTGAGGGAATTCTTGCAGTCGTTCCCAGTCTTTGTCGCAACTGTAAAATGCCGCCATTTCTTGCCCCTTAAAATCGAATGCTTTTAAAATAGCCTTGTGCAAAGTCTCCAATTTTGCATCTGCCGATATTTTTATGTCTCTAAAAACATCGGTTTTCTCTTTGGTATCCACCAAAACGTGTAGTGTAAAGCTTTTCATGAGGTATCCTCCTTTTATAGCGCGAAGGTAAAAAAAGTTAATATCGAGTATATCGGGCAAAACCTTTAATTATCAGTACCTTTGCAAAAAATTTAGGCAGGATGATTAATGTAGAGAACCTTTCCCTACAATTTAACAAACGCGTTCTTTTTGACGACGTAAACTTAAAATTCACACCTGGTAACTGTTACGGAGTTATCGGTGCTAATGGAGCTGGAAAAAGTACCTTCTTAAGAATACTGAGTGGAGAACAAGATCCAACCACAGGTAAGGTAAACCTTGCGAATGGATCTAGAATGGCGGTTTTAAAGCAGAATCACAACGAGTTTGATGATTTTACTGTTTTAAATACCGTACTAAAAGGCCACGACAAGCTTTGGGATATTATGCAAGCCAAAGACGCCATTTACGCAAAAGAAGATTTTAGCGAAGCAGATGGTGTAAAAGCCAGTGAATTGGAAGCAGAGTTTGCGGAAATGGACGGTTGGACAGCCGAAGCAGATGCTGCCGATCTTTTAAGTGGATTGGGAATTAACGATTCGCTTCACCACACTCAAATGAGTGATTTATCTGGAAAAGAAAAAGTTCGTGTACTTCTTGCTCAAGCCCTATTTGGAAATCCAGATGTACTGTTATTGGATGAACCTACCAACGACCTTGATGCTAACTCCATCATGTGGCTTGAAAACTTTTTAGCCGATTTCAATAACACGGTTATCGTGGTTTCTCACGACCGTCACTTCTTAGATATGGTTTGTACCCATATCGTTGATATCGACTTTAAGAAAATTCAGCTTTTTACTGGTAACTACTCTTTCTGGTATCAAGCAAGCCAGCTTGCCACACGCCAAAAAGCACAGCAAAACAGAAAGGCCGAGGAAAAGAAAAAAGAATTACTGGAATTTATTGCTCGATTTAGCGCCAACGCGGCAAAATCTAAACAAGCAACCAGTAGAAAGAAAATGCTTGAAAAACTGGATATTGAAGAAATACAACCTTCTAATAGAAAATATCCTGCTATTATTTGGGAACCTCAACGCGAGGCTGGAGATCAAATTCTGGAAGTAAAAGGTCTTACCCAAAAGAATGAAGAAGGTCTTTACCTATATAAAGACGTTTCCTTTAAGCTGAGAAGAGGAGATAAAGTGGCTTTCTTAGCTAACGACCCCATTGCAATCACCTCCTTATTTAAGGTTATTTCTGGTTTAGAAAAACCAGTTGCTGGTACGGTAGATTGGGGAGTTACTACTACCCATAGTTACATGCCAAACAATAACCACGAGTATTTCAATAACAATTACAACCTTATTGACTGGTTAAGGCAATACTCTGAGGAAAAAGACGAAACCTTTATTAGAGGATTTCTTGGGAAAATGCTTTTTTCTGGAGAAGAGACACTAAAAGAGTGTAACGTACTTTCTGGAGGGGAAAAGGTACGCTGTATGCTAAGCAAGACGATGTTGGAAGGTGCGAATGTGATGATCCTTGAGGAGCCCACAAACCACTTAGATCTTGAGTCTATTACCGCGTTAAACAACTCTTTAATCGAATTTAAAGAAACCTTATTGTTTAGCTCTCATGACCACGAGTTCGTAAACACCATTGCGAATAGAATAATCGAGTTGGCACCGGCTGGATTCATCGATAGGGAACTTACCTATGATGACTACCTAAGGCACCCAGCAGTGAAAGAAGAGAAAGCTAAACTATACGGTGCAGTTCCTGCTTAGGAGTTGATCTATAATATTTTCTATTTCTAAACTCAGCGTTTTACCTCCATCATGGTTGTAAAGTTGCTGAGTTTTTTTTTGAAATTCCTCGTAGGCTTCTTTGGGCTCTGGCCGGCTCTTATAGTCCTTTACAAACTCTTGAATGGGTCTGGGTCTAGGCCCCCATTGTGCAACGCGTTGAAAATTATCATCAAGGAAAATAACTACTGGAATACTCCGTCCGCCGTCGGTGAGATGTTCATCCATTAGATCTAAATTTTCCTCCCTGTATACTAGTTTCAGATTTAATTGATCGCTGTACGAACTCAACAAATCGAATAACGGTAGATTTTGGGCAGCATCCCCACACCAGGATTCTGTGATAGCCAACATATGAATTGGGGTCTTCAATTCATCCAATTTTTCACCCAGAGATTCTGAGAGCTTCAAGGTTTTGTTTAGGCGCTTCATTCGGTGGTAACTAAGCGAAGTATATTCAGCGTACCCAACCTTTTGATTAAAGGAGGAAGATTTCCCTTCGGTTTTAAAGCGCAACATTTCCTGCATGTATCGCTCGTAGCTTATTCCTTCCTCAAACTTCTTTTTGTAATCCATCCCTATCTCTCTGAATTGGAAATTACCCCTAGGTAATTATTGTTCTCTCCTTGATATAGAACATCAAAGGCAAGCAAATGTTTGTCGCAGAACAACTTCATATTCTTCGAATCCAAGTACAGCCATGGAAAGGGCTCAGATATATCTTTTTCAAAGGAAACCTGGTATTCCATTTCACCATAATAAGGATCGAGGGATAACTCCTCGTCGGGAAAAAGATAGCCTACATCTGCCGATTCAAAAATTATTTGTCCACCCGGATTTAAATTACTTAGGCAGGCAAAAATAAATTGAGACAAATTTCGGGTGGTACCGGCAATACCCAGTCCATTCATCAGTAACAAAATGGTGTCGAACTTTTTTTTCGATTGAAAATCGTAGATAGACTCATTAACCACTTTTGAAATATTCCGTTCTTCGTTGAGGAATCTACATGCAAGCGGATCAATTTCAAGAGCTGTTACCTCTAGACCCTTGCTTTGCAACCAGGCGCTATGCCCACCAGCACAAGCACCTATATCCAAAACACTTCCTCTACATTTTTCCAAAGCCAACTGCTCCCAATCGGGCATTTGCGGAAAATTTCGGAGCAAGTATTCTCCAGGAATTTCATCGTCATCAAAATCAGGCGCATGCACCTTTACATGGGCCTTTTTATTCCCCGAATGGTAATCGTAAATGCATTTGCCAAAAACTTCTGTTGAATACATAATAGGTTTCTGCCCCTTGGTTTAAATTCTATCTTTGCCGGCAAAAGTATTCCAATCAAATGACAAAAAAGTTAAA
The genomic region above belongs to Luteibaculum oceani and contains:
- the miaA gene encoding tRNA (adenosine(37)-N6)-dimethylallyltransferase MiaA gives rise to the protein MDVSCPNILFVMGPTAIGKSAVAAKLAQFFNTHVISADSRQFYRELPIGTAHPSATELELAPHHFIGNLELTETWSASKFANESLALLKNPTFNPLAIFCGGSGFYLRALEYELDDIPEAPEEVRAKLNLEIKEHGLSPLQGELREKDPGYYSKVDIHNPQRVIRALEVIRFTGKRYSDFLSGTPKKRPFNCIKVGLEMDRAALYDRINKRVDLMMAAGLEEEAKRVYPQKHLNSLNTVGYKELFQYFDGNCSKEEAIDEIKKNTRRFAKRQMTWLRREEQVEFFHPSDFYKICEYVQSKIKLP
- a CDS encoding plasmid pRiA4b ORF-3 family protein, which produces MKSFTLHVLVDTKEKTDVFRDIKISADAKLETLHKAILKAFDFKGQEMAAFYSCDKDWERLQEFPQMAMDKGQEKYEMGTATIADLVKKKGSKALYVYDFLKMWCFLIEVINVSEEATKTPKVLLTVGKAPKESEKKVSEEPSFEGEGGIEDFNDNWDDDDEYDDDSYQSYDEDYNY
- a CDS encoding ABC-F family ATP-binding cassette domain-containing protein; protein product: MINVENLSLQFNKRVLFDDVNLKFTPGNCYGVIGANGAGKSTFLRILSGEQDPTTGKVNLANGSRMAVLKQNHNEFDDFTVLNTVLKGHDKLWDIMQAKDAIYAKEDFSEADGVKASELEAEFAEMDGWTAEADAADLLSGLGINDSLHHTQMSDLSGKEKVRVLLAQALFGNPDVLLLDEPTNDLDANSIMWLENFLADFNNTVIVVSHDRHFLDMVCTHIVDIDFKKIQLFTGNYSFWYQASQLATRQKAQQNRKAEEKKKELLEFIARFSANAAKSKQATSRKKMLEKLDIEEIQPSNRKYPAIIWEPQREAGDQILEVKGLTQKNEEGLYLYKDVSFKLRRGDKVAFLANDPIAITSLFKVISGLEKPVAGTVDWGVTTTHSYMPNNNHEYFNNNYNLIDWLRQYSEEKDETFIRGFLGKMLFSGEETLKECNVLSGGEKVRCMLSKTMLEGANVMILEEPTNHLDLESITALNNSLIEFKETLLFSSHDHEFVNTIANRIIELAPAGFIDRELTYDDYLRHPAVKEEKAKLYGAVPA
- a CDS encoding thioredoxin family protein, whose product is MDYKKKFEEGISYERYMQEMLRFKTEGKSSSFNQKVGYAEYTSLSYHRMKRLNKTLKLSESLGEKLDELKTPIHMLAITESWCGDAAQNLPLFDLLSSYSDQLNLKLVYREENLDLMDEHLTDGGRSIPVVIFLDDNFQRVAQWGPRPRPIQEFVKDYKSRPEPKEAYEEFQKKTQQLYNHDGGKTLSLEIENIIDQLLSRNCTV
- a CDS encoding class I SAM-dependent methyltransferase, translating into MYSTEVFGKCIYDYHSGNKKAHVKVHAPDFDDDEIPGEYLLRNFPQMPDWEQLALEKCRGSVLDIGACAGGHSAWLQSKGLEVTALEIDPLACRFLNEERNISKVVNESIYDFQSKKKFDTILLLMNGLGIAGTTRNLSQFIFACLSNLNPGGQIIFESADVGYLFPDEELSLDPYYGEMEYQVSFEKDISEPFPWLYLDSKNMKLFCDKHLLAFDVLYQGENNNYLGVISNSER